Proteins from a single region of Stappia sp. ES.058:
- a CDS encoding O-succinylhomoserine sulfhydrylase, with product MSSDTRRWHPETALVHGGTTRSSFGETSEAMFLTQGFVYDSAEAAEARFKGDDPGFVYSRYANPTVAMFEERIAELEGAEAARGTASGMAAVNLALMACCRAGDHVVAAKALFGSCRYIVETLLPRMGVASTLVDSTDLDAWRAAIRPETVACFLESPTNPTLEVIDIAAVAEMAHGVGARLIVDNVFATPMWQSPLTLGADVVVYSATKHIDGQGRCLGGVVLSDEEWIKDEVMPLVKHTGPAMSPFNAWVLLKGLETLPLRVARQTETAATLADRLASDPSVSRLMYPGRADHPQADLVRRQMKAGSTMIAFEVKGGKAAAFRFANALKIIRLSNNLGDAKSLITHPATTTHQSLSEEARVELGISDALMRFSVGLEHADDLAEDLGQALEAARG from the coding sequence ATGAGTTCAGATACGCGCCGCTGGCACCCCGAAACCGCTCTCGTCCATGGTGGTACGACCCGCTCGTCCTTCGGGGAAACCTCCGAAGCGATGTTTTTGACGCAAGGCTTCGTCTATGACAGCGCCGAGGCGGCCGAAGCCCGTTTCAAGGGCGACGATCCCGGCTTTGTCTATTCGCGCTACGCCAATCCCACGGTTGCCATGTTCGAGGAACGCATCGCCGAGCTGGAAGGCGCCGAGGCCGCGCGCGGCACCGCCAGCGGCATGGCGGCGGTCAATCTGGCGCTCATGGCCTGCTGCAGGGCGGGCGATCATGTGGTCGCGGCCAAGGCGCTGTTCGGCTCGTGTCGCTACATCGTGGAAACGCTGCTTCCGCGCATGGGTGTTGCCTCGACGCTCGTCGACAGCACCGACCTCGATGCCTGGCGCGCCGCGATCCGACCCGAAACGGTGGCCTGTTTTCTGGAAAGCCCGACCAATCCGACCCTCGAGGTGATCGACATTGCGGCGGTCGCCGAGATGGCGCACGGCGTGGGCGCCCGGCTGATCGTCGACAATGTCTTCGCAACCCCGATGTGGCAGTCGCCGCTGACGCTTGGCGCGGATGTGGTGGTCTATTCCGCGACCAAGCACATCGACGGGCAGGGGCGGTGCCTGGGCGGGGTCGTGCTCTCCGACGAGGAGTGGATCAAGGACGAGGTAATGCCGCTGGTCAAGCACACCGGGCCGGCGATGAGCCCCTTTAACGCCTGGGTGCTGCTCAAGGGACTGGAGACGCTGCCGCTGCGCGTGGCGCGCCAGACCGAGACGGCGGCCACGCTTGCCGACCGGCTTGCGAGCGACCCCTCGGTGTCGCGGCTGATGTATCCCGGCCGTGCCGATCATCCGCAGGCCGACCTTGTTCGCCGGCAGATGAAGGCCGGATCGACGATGATCGCTTTCGAGGTGAAGGGCGGCAAGGCGGCGGCCTTCCGCTTCGCCAATGCGCTGAAGATCATCCGCCTGTCGAACAATCTTGGCGATGCCAAGAGCCTGATCACCCATCCCGCGACAACGACCCACCAGAGCCTGAGCGAGGAGGCGCGTGTGGAGCTGGGAATCTCGGATGCTCTGATGCGTTTTTCGGTCGGTCTGGAACACGCTGATGATTTGGCGGAGGATCTCGGGCAGGCTCTGGAGGCCGCACGGGGCTGA
- a CDS encoding CDP-alcohol phosphatidyltransferase family protein: MFDARLRPLIDPPINAAGRYLAARGVTADAVTVAGFGLGLLAALIVALGAPVVAFFLIALNRLADGLDGAVARASHTSDRGGYLDIVLDFFFYGAVPFAFALLDPDANALAAAALLLAFYMNGASFLGFSVMAEKRGITTDIQGQKSLYYLGGLAEGAETIAVFLAMCLWPQAFPLLAWGFAAICLVSALARVILVARMLKD, encoded by the coding sequence ATGTTCGACGCCCGTCTGCGCCCGCTGATCGACCCGCCCATCAACGCCGCCGGGCGGTATCTCGCCGCGCGCGGCGTCACGGCTGACGCCGTGACCGTGGCCGGCTTCGGCCTCGGGCTTCTCGCGGCACTCATCGTCGCGCTCGGCGCGCCGGTGGTGGCGTTTTTCCTGATCGCCCTCAACCGGTTGGCCGACGGTCTCGACGGCGCGGTGGCGCGTGCAAGCCACACAAGCGACCGGGGCGGCTATCTCGACATCGTGCTGGATTTCTTTTTCTACGGCGCGGTGCCCTTCGCCTTCGCCTTGCTCGACCCCGATGCGAACGCGCTTGCCGCCGCAGCGCTCCTGCTCGCGTTCTACATGAACGGCGCGAGCTTCCTCGGCTTTTCGGTGATGGCCGAAAAGCGCGGGATCACCACGGACATTCAGGGCCAGAAGTCGCTCTACTACCTTGGCGGGCTGGCCGAAGGCGCGGAGACCATCGCCGTTTTCCTGGCGATGTGCCTGTGGCCGCAAGCCTTCCCGCTGCTCGCCTGGGGGTTCGCGGCGATCTGTCTCGTCTCCGCCCTGGCGCGGGTGATCCTCGTCGCGCGGATGCTCAAGGACTGA